A genomic region of Clostridia bacterium contains the following coding sequences:
- the csrA gene encoding carbon storage regulator CsrA, with the protein MLVLSRKKDQSIVIGDNIEITIIDIQGDQVRIGINAPKNVAIHRKEVYLEIQEENKKAAGSKTVTSVALSEFFKKNK; encoded by the coding sequence ATGCTTGTACTGTCGAGAAAAAAAGATCAGTCCATAGTAATAGGTGATAATATAGAAATTACAATAATTGATATACAGGGTGATCAGGTGCGCATTGGAATCAATGCACCTAAAAATGTGGCTATACACAGAAAGGAAGTGTATCTGGAAATTCAGGAAGAAAATAAAAAGGCAGCAGGAAGCAAAACTGTAACCTCAGTGGCACTTAGTGAATTTTTCAAGAAAAACAAGTAG